The Thioclava sp. GXIMD2076 region TCTGCATCAGCGCGATCTGGGTGGCGGGCCAGCTGAGCCCCCATAAAAGCACCATCACCGACAGAACGGTGCCGGTGCGGGCCATCGGATGGGTGTGGAAAAACCGGGGAGCGGCGAGGGTAAGCATGCTGTGTCTCGAATGGATCTGTCTGCCCCCATTCTTGCGGAACCCGCGCGGTGAAATGCGTCTTTGTTTTCGGATTTTGCGATGCTATCGGTAAATCTGACCCGAATTGCGCCAGTGAGAGAAAAGTTGAACCGGAAACCCGCCGATCTGGACCAGGCCAGCCTGCGCATTCTAGATGCGCTGCAGCAAGATAGCGAACTCAGCAATGCCGAGCTGGCCGAGCGCGCCCATCTATCGGCCTCGCCCTGCTGGCGGCGGGTGGCGGAGATGCGCGAGAAAGGCGTGATCCGTGGCTCGGTGGCGCTGGTCGATCCGGTCAGCCTCGGGCTGATGGTCAATGTCTTCGTGCATGTGACGCTGGAGAAGCAGGAGAAGAAGACGCTGAAGACCTTCACCGATGCGATCCGCGACCGGCCCGAGATCATGGAGTGCTACCTGATGACCGGTTCGGAGGATTTCATGCTGCGGGTCGTGGTGGAGGATCTCTTCCGCTATCAGGATCTGGTGATGAATTTCCTCACCCAGATCCCCGGTGTCGCGAATATCCGGTCGAGCTTCGCGCTCGACCAGGTGAAATATACCACGGCCCTGCCAACCAGCCACCTCAGGGATTAATCCCCGCGCCGCAATGTCTCGCAGAAGAACCGCGTGACGCGGGCGATGATGTCCGGCTGATACCAGGGGCTGTCGCCATGCCCCGCGCCTTCGACCAGAAGATAGTGCGCCGCGACCCCGTGCGATCCGAGCGCACGGTAGAGCTTGGCGCTCTGTTCGGGCGAGACCAGCCGGTCGGCGCTTCCATGCAGGATCAGAAAGGGCGGGGAATGGGGGCCGACATGACCGATGGGGCTGGCCGCGCGGGTCTTTTCGGGGGTGTCGTGCACGGTGGCACCGAGTGACGGGCCGAAAGCGGGGCCATTGACGATCAGCGCCTCCGTCACCGCGGGCGAGGCATGGCTTGCGGCCGCCTCTGGCGGCAGTCCCGCGCCGATATCCGACAGGTCCGAGATCCCGTAAAGCGTGACGGCAGCCTGCACGTCCGAGGGCTGGTCGAGATAGTCGCCGCGTTCATACTCCGCGCCGGTCACGGTCGCGGCCAGCTGCGCCATATAGCCGCCCGCACTGTCGCCCATCACGCCGATGCGGGAGGGATCGATCCCGAACGTCTCGGCATGGGCGCGCAGGAAGCGGATCGCGGCTTTCGCATCCTCGGCCTGAGCCGGAAAAACATCGGGCACAGTGCGGTATTCTGCCGCTGCCACCACGAAGCCAGCCTGCGCCAGCGCCATACGCATCTGCAAATATTTGTCGTGATCGGCGCTGGTGAAGCCACCGCCCGGAAAATAGAGAATGGCGGGGCGGTTTCGGGCCTCAGCCTCGCGGATGACCGACATCCGCAACTGGCGGAAGCCTCTGGCATGTTTGATCTGCGCATAGTGTATGCCCGAAGTCATTTCGATCCTCGGGCTATCGCCTGCGACCTTGATCACTTCCGCGCCTCGGGTATATCCGTGCAGATCCATCCTGAACCCCTTCTTCATGTTCGGGAGAGTAGATAAGGGTGTGGGCGCGCACGGAAAGGACGTGCAGGTCACAAGCCGTTGAGAGAGGCTGCCCGAAGGATATGGCCCAGACGGATTGCGGCCTCCGACAGGGTGTCCTCATCGAAGCCGGCATAGCCCAGAAGCAATCCTGAAAGAGGATCAGGCAGCTGGCAATGCGTGGACAGCGCGCCGATTGCCAGGCCTTGGCCGGTGGCCTCGGCGCAGATCGCGCGGTCGGTTACGACCTTGGCCAATGCCGGTTTCAGGGGCACACATAGATGCATTCCACCCATATCGAGGGCCAGTTCCACAAGATCGGCCACCGGAGCCAGCGCGGCCAGAAGATGCGCCTGCCTACGGGCATAGACCCTGCGCATCCGCCGCAGATGGGCACCGAACTCGCCCGATTGCATCAGCCGTGCCAGCGCGGGTTGCGGCGTGAGCGAGGCCTGTGCGCCAAGACGGCCCAGATGGGCGCGGGCCTCGGGCACCCGCGCCTCCGGCAGGACCATATAGCCCAGCCGCATCTGCGCGTTGAGGAGTTTCGAGAAGCTACCCAGATAGACCACCCTTTTGCCATCCAGCCCCGCCAGCGTGGGCAGGGGCTGGCCCCGATAGCGGAACTCGCTGTCGTAATCATCCTCGATGACCAGCCCGCCACTGCGCTGAGCCCAGTCCAGAAGGGCCATCCTGCGCGGCAGGCCGAGGCTGCGCCCCGTCGGGTAATGGCGCGAGGGGGTCACGATGACCGCGCGGGCCTGCGGCGGGATCAGGCGGCTGTCGAAGCCCTCGGCATCAATGCGGCAGGGCAGGGGGCGGCTGCCGGCGGCGATGAGCGCATGGCGCATCCGCGGCCAACCGGGGTCTTCTATGGCGGCGCAGGTTTCCTCGGGCAGGAGCCCGCGGAAGATGATCTCGAAAGCCTCGCGCGCGCCCGAGGTGATCACCACCTGTTCGGGGCGGCAGGCGAGCTGGCGCCATGCGCCCAGATGATCGGCAATCGCCGCGCGCAGGGGAAACCAGCCGAACGGATCGGGCCGCGCCAGAAGGGCGGGCTCGGGGTTGCGCCAGGATTGGTCCAGATGGCGCGCCCATTGCGTATGGGGCATCAGCGACAGATCGGGGAGCGAGGTCTGGAAAGGAGGCCATGCACGGGGTGCGGGAGGCTGTGGCGGCGCGGGCACCTCGACGCGCGCCAGATGCGGCAGATCCTGCGCCACAAAGGTTCCCGCACCGCGCCGTGTCACCAGATAGCCTTCGGCCACCAGCTGGTCATAGACCATCTGCACCGTCATCCGCGAGACCGACAGCTCGGCCGCCAGCACACGGCTGGCAGGCAGCCTGAGCCCGCAATATTGCGCAGAGCCCAACACCTTGCGCCGCAGCCCGTCCATAAGCTGGCTCTGAAGCGTGTCGCGGGCGGCGGCATCAAGGCTCAGCCCGAACAGGTCGCGCTGCAAATTGGACTGGTGTGAATTGTCTGAATTGGTCATTTATCTATAACCAATAGGCGGCGAGAAGGACTGGTGCAAGTAGCAGGTTGGACCAATACCATGTCAGAGACCCTCCCCGTCACCGACCGCACCCGCCTGCGGCGCAGCCATACCCGCGGGCATTTCGACCGCGAGACGGTCAATGCCATCCTCGATGCGCAGCCGATGTGTTCGGTGGGCTATGTGATCGACGGCAAGCCGTTTGTGACGCCCACGCTCCAATGGCGCGAGGGCAACCATATCTATTGGCACGGCTCTGCGGCTTCGCGGGCGCTGAAAAATTCGCGCGATATGGAGGTCTGTCTCAATGTGGCCATTCTGGACGGGTTCGTAATGGCGCGCTCGGGCATGCACCATTCGGTCAACTCGCGCTCGGTCACGCTTTATGGCCGCGCCTTCAAGGTCGAGGATGATACCGAGAAACACCGCAAGCTGGGCAATTTCGTCAACAGCCTCTTCCCCGGACGCTATGACATCCTGCGCCCCGACCATGCGCAGGATCTGAAAGCCACCATGGTTCTGGGGATGGAGATTACCGAGGCCAGCGCCAAGATCCGCACCGGCGCTCCGGTCGACGAGGAGGCCGATTACGATCTGCCGATCTGGGCGGGTGTCATTCCGGTCCATATCCAGGTGGGGGAGCCGATCCCTGACCCGCGCAACCGCGAGGGGGTGGAAATGCCCGACCATGTCCGCGATTTTACCCTGTAAAACAAAGACACCCCCCTACATCCAAGGAGATGCAGGGGGGCTAAGGCACTAAAACGTAAGGGGCGTTTTAGCGACCGTTCTTCTCGCGCCAGACCTTGAAATCGGCCTGATGCTGATCCTTGGTGCAGGGATAGAGACCGATGATCGTCTCGCCCTCTTTCACACGCTCGACCACGAAATCCTCATAGGCGGTCATCTCGACGGCCTCATCGGCAATCTCGTCGGCGATATCTGCGGGGATCACGATGACGCAATCCGCATCACCCACGATGATGTCGCCCGGGAAGACCGGCGCATCGCCGCAGCCGATCGGCTCGTTGATGCCGATTGCCTCGTTATTGGTGAGGTTGGTCGGGCTCGAGGGGCGGGTGTGATAGGCCGCGATCTCGAGATCCGCGATCGTGGCCGCGTCACGGAAGCCGCCATCGGTGACTACGCCGACGCCACCGCGCATCATCAGGCGGGTGATCAGGATGTCACCGGCCGAGGCTGCAGCGGCCTGCTTGCGGCTATCCATCACCAGAACCGATCCGGGAGGGCAGCTTTCGATGGCGACGCGCTGCGGGTGATCGGCGTTGCGGAAGCAGGTGATCGGGTTGCGGTCCTCGCGCGCGGGCATGTAGCGCAGGGTGAAGGCGGGCCCCACCATGTTCTTGCCCTTCCAGCCGACCGGATGCACGCCCTGGATGACCTGATTGCGCAGGCCGCGCTTGAAAAGCGCCGTGGCAAGGGTGGCCACCGAGACGCCCATCAGTTTCTCACGGGTTTCTTCTTTCATGATTGGGTTCCTTTCCGGAAGATGCTTAAAGCGGTTGGGCCGACCGTGTATTCACGTAGACGGCGTAGATCGAATGGCTCGAGGCCATGAACAGGCGGTTGCCGTATGTGCCGCCGAAACAGAGATTGGCGCAGCGTTCGGGCAGGTGGATATGGCCGATGGGCTTGCCTGAGGGGTTGAAGACCATCACCCCGTCCTGTGCTTCCGAATTGCCACCCTCGCCTCCGGTGCTGCCCCAGCCGCACCACAGGTTTCCATCCTCGTCACAGGCGATGCCATCCAGCGCCCCTGCGGTGGGTGCGGTGATATGGAGCCGCTTGTTTGCAAGCGTTCCGTCCTGAAGGTCATAGGCCCAGACAAGACGATCCGGCTTGGCACGGCCCTCGACGATATAGACAACCGTGCCTCCCGGCGCGAAGGTGATGCCGTTGGGGCCCTGCAGATCGGAGAGTGCGAGGCTGAGGGAGCCGTCGGGCGCAATCCGGTAGACGCCGTGATGGGGTTGTTCCTGCTCGGCCTTCTCGCCCTCGTAGTAATTCGAGATCTGGAACGGCGGGTCGGTAAACCAGACACTGCCATCGGCGCTCACGGCCAGATCATTGGGCGAATTGAGTTTCTTGCCCTCGTAACTGTCTGCCAGAACTGTGATCGTGCCGTCATGCTCGGTGCGGGTCACGCGACGCATACCGCCTTCGCAGGTGATCAGCCGTCCTTCGAGATCGCGCGCATTGCCATTCGACCAGCCGGAAGGCTGACGGAATGTCGAGGCCTGCCCGGTGACCTCGTCCCAGCGGATCAGTCGGTTATTGGGAATATCGCTGACCAGAAGATAGCGCCCGTCAGCCACCCAGACGGGGCCTTCCATCCAGCCGAAGCCGGTCGCCAGACGTTCGACGGACGAATTGAAAATACGGTATTTGGAAAATTCGGGGTCGAGGATCTCGACTGCCGGATCCGGATAACGCAGCGACGGGCTCCAGTCGCCGGCAAATGCGCGGCTTGTCATCAGCGTTGCCGCAAGGCTCAGGCCTCCGGTCAGGGCCGTTCTACGGGTAGGGTGGGTCATCCTTGCTCCTCCTCAGGTTCGGATGATGGTGCGGGGCGGCGTGGCTCCTCCTCTACGCCGCCCCGCAAGAGATCTCAGAGGTCCAGATCTTCGGGCAGGACGCCCTCGGGGATGTTCTGGAAGCAGACAGGGCGCAGGAAGCGGCGGATCGACATCGTGCCCACCGAGGTTGCGCCGAAATTGGTCGAGGCCGGATAGGGGCCGCCATGGACCATCGCATCGCAGACCTCGACGCCGGTCGGGAAGCCGTTCGCCATGACACGGCCCGCCTTGCGCTCGAGGATCGGCAGCAGACGGCGGCCGAGGGTGGCATCGCCCGCATCAAGCTGCATGGTCGCGGTCAGTTGCCCCTCGAAGCCGCGGGCAAGGCCCAGCATCTCCTCGGCGCTATCCACGCGCACCACCAGACCCAGCGGCCCGAAGACCTCTTCGCCAAGCGCGTGATCCTGCAGATAGGTCTCGGCATCGGTCTCGAAGAGAAGGGGCTTGGCTTCGCGGCCCGCATTCTCGTTCTCGACCAGCGGACGCACGGCATTGCGGCCCTCGAAGCGCGACTGGCCATCGCGATAGGCTTTGGCGATGCCTTCGGTCAGCATGATCTGCGGGCCGACTTCCTTCAGCGCCTTGACGGCAGCGGCGACAAACGCATCGCCATCAGCGCCCTTTTCCACCACGGCAATACCGGGATTGGTGCAGAACTGGCCCGCGCCCATGGTGAGCGAGCCCGCCCAGCCGGTGCCGATCGCCTCGCCACGGGCTTTTGCGGCCTCGGGCAGGACGAACATCGGGTTGACCGAGCCCAGCTCGCCGAAGAAGGGGATCGGCTCGGGACGTTGGGCGCAGAGGTCAAAGAGCGCACGGCCCCCACCAAGCGAGCCGGTGAAGCCCACGGCCTTGATGTCGGGATGCTGCACCAGCGCCGAGCCCACCTGACGGTTGCCGCCCTGGATCAGGCTGAAGACGCCCTTGGGCAGGCCACATTTCTCGACGGCGGCTAGGATCGCCTCTGCGATGATCTCGCCGGTGCCCGGATGCGCCGAGTGGCCCTTGACCACGACGGGGCAGCCTGCGGCCAGTGCCGCGGCAGTGTCCCCACCTGCGGTCGAGAATGCCAGCGGGAAGTTCGAGGCGCCGAAGACGGCCACCGGACCGATCGGACGCTGGATCAGGCGCAGATCGGGGCGCGGCAGCGGCTGGCGGTCGGGCAGGGCCTTATCGTGGCGGATATCGAGATAGTCGCCCTTGCGGATATGCTCGGCAAACATCTTCAGCTGGCCAGTGGTCCGGCCCCGCTCGCCCTCGAGGCGGCCTGCGGGCAGCCCGGTTTCCTGCGTGCCGATCTCGGTAACCGCATCACCGCGTGCATTGATCTCGTCGGCGATGGTGTCGAGGAACGTGGCGCGCTCCTCGCGGGTCAGATAGGCATAGGTCCAGAACGCCTCTTCGGCGGCTTTGCAGGCCTGATCGACCAGCTCGACGGTGCCGGTGCTGAACTCATGCGCAGGGCCGTGGGCCGGCTCGGAAGTGAAAGTGTTTTCGGTGGCGACCCACTCGCCCGCGATCAGGTGGCGGCCATGGGGTTTGAAGACTGCTTGTCCGTCCATTGGAATTCTCCTTTGGTGGCTAGAGTTAAAGAAGGCCGTTGGCGTTGAGGAAGCCACGCATCTTGGCCTGTTGTGTCTCGGTCAGGGGCCATGCGGAGGGCGCGCGGGTCGGGCCGCAATCGCGCCCCAGAGCCTGCAGCGCCGCCTTCACGCCCGTGACATTGGTCCCGTTCAGTTCTTCGGCACGGATGTCCTCGAAGGGCTTCATCTCGTTGATCAGCGCATTGGCCTTGGGGTAATCGCCTGCCTCCAAAGCGGCATGGATCGCCATCGAGCGCTCGGGCCAGATATTGATGAGCCCGGAGGTGAAGCCGCGGGCCCCGAGCGCATAGAGCGGCGGTGCCCAGACTTCGGCCAAACCGCAGACCCATGTGATCGACGGATCGCAGGCCTCGATGGCCGCGGCCATCTTCATCGGGTTGGGCGTGGCCCATTTCACACCCTTCACGCCCGGCAGGTCGCACAGCGCCTTGATGCCATCGGTGCCGATCGCATCATTGCGCAGATAGAGCATCAGGGGAAGCCCGCCCGAGGCCTCCGAGACCTGACGCACATAGTCCACCGTGCCGCGTGGCGAGACGAACGGGTCTGGCGGCTGGTGCACCATCAGCGCCGAGGCGCCTGCCTTGGCGGAGGCTTCGGCCAGACGGCAGGCATCCTTGATCCCGCGCCCCACGCCCGCCAGAAGCGGTGCGCGGTCGCCGATCAGCTGGGATACCTCGGCCACCATGGTGCAGGCCTCGTCGGTGGTCAGCGCGTAGAACTCGCCGGTATTGCCGTTGACGACCGGCATGTGCACACCTGCCTCCAGCGCCCGATCGAGTATCGGTTCAAGTTTGGCGGGCGCGATGTCGCCCTTGTCATCGTAGGGGGTCACGAGAATCCCCGAGATCCCGCCCAGAGCTTTGTCCAGATCGTGTTTCATGGGTGACTCCTCAGAAGATATCCGGCTCGGGCGCGGTGGCACCGAAATCGCGTTGCAGATAGTCGAAATCGCAGCCCTTATCGGCCTGGGTCACATGTTTGGAGAACATATAGCCATAACCGCGCTCGTAGCGGGGAGCGGGCGGGGTCCATTCGGCACGGCGACGGGCGATCTCTTCCTCGTCCACCAGCATATCGAGGCGGCGGTTCTCCAGATCCATCCGCACGATATCGCCGGTCTTCAGCAGCGCCAACGGACCGCCGACATAGGATTCGGGCGCCACATGCAGCACGCAGGCGCCATAGGAGGTGCCCGACATCCGCGCATCCGAGATCCGCAGCATATCGCGGTGGCCCTGTTTGATCAGCGCCTTGGGGATCGGCAGCATGCCCCATTCGGGGAAGCCCGGTCCGCCCAGAGGGCCTGCATTGCGCAGCACCATGACCGTGTCGGGGGTCACCTCGAGGTTCTCGTCATCGACGGCTTTCTTCATTTCGGGGTAGCTGTCGAAGACCAGCGCCGGACCTTCATGATGATAATATTTCGGATCGCAGGCCGCGGGCTTGATCACCGCACCATCGGGGCAGAGATTGCCGCGCAGGACGGCCAGCGAGCCTTCTTTGTAGACGGGGTTCGACAGCGGACGGATCACATCGTCATTATAGACCTGCGCGCCCTCGAGATTCTCGCCCATCGTCTTGCCGGTGACGGTCATGGCCGAGCAGTCGAGACGGTCCTCCATCTGTTTCATCAAGGCGCGCAGACCGCCGGCATAGAAGAAATCTTCCATCAGATAGTCCTTGCCCGAGGGGCGGACATTGGCGATGAGCGGCGTGTTCCGCCCCAGCGCATCCAGATCGTCGAGCGTCAGATCGACGCCCGCGCGGCGCGCCATCGCGATCAGGTGCACCACGGCATTGGTCGAGCAGCCGGTGGCCATTGCGATGATGGCTGCGTTGCGCACGGACCCTTCGGTGATGATCTGGTCGGGCGTCAGGTCTTCCCAGACCATGTCCACGATGCGGCGCCCACAATCGGCCCCCATGCGCTGGTGATTGGAATCGACCGCCGGAATGGAAGAGGCGCCGGGCAGGGTGAGGCCCATCGCATCGGTGATCGCCGTCATGGTCGAGGCGGTGCCCATGGTCATGCAGGTCCCGGCCGAGCGCGCGATGCCACCCTGAATGCCGAGCCATTCCTGATCCGAGATATTGCCGGCGCGGCGCTCGTCCCAGTATTTCCATGCATCCGAACCGGAGCCCAGGATCTTGCCCGCGTAATTGCCGCGCAGCATGGGGCCGGCGGGCAGATAGATCATCGGCACACCTGCGGTGATGGCGCCCATCACGAGGCCGGGCGTGGTTTTATCACAGCCGCCCATCAGCACGACGCCATCAAGCGGATGCGCGCGGATCTGCTCCTCGGTCTCGATAGCCAGAAGGTTGCGATAGAGCATCGAGGTCGGTTTGTTGAACGATTCGTCCACCGAGAGCGAGGGCATCTCGACGGGGAACCCGCCCGCCTGCAGCACGCCGCGTTTCACATCCACCACGCGTTCCTTGAAATGCGAGTGGCAGGAATTCAGCTCGGACCAGGTGTTCAGAATGCCGATGATGGGCTTGCCGCGAAACTCCTCCTCCGAGTAGCCCAGCTGCATCATCCGCGAACGGTGGCCAAAGCTGCGCAGATCGTCCGGCCCGAACCAGCGCGACGAACGTAGGTCATCCGGTGACTTCTTGCGAGTCGACATGAGTATCCTCCAATCCTCCTATTTGAGGTTATGTATGCGCATACATTTGACGATGTCAATCAAATTGGGCGATAATTTATTGACGGATAGATTGCTGGATTCAGATGCTTGACAGGATGGGGGGAAATATGATGAAGCTATATGTATGCGTATACATACGCTCGAACCTGCCGCCTGAGGAGACCGGCAGGTCGCCCAACTGGAAAAGATCAAACCGGAGAGGGCCGCCATGACGCGGTCTGGGAGGATTATATGAAACTGACACGCAGACTGATGATCGGCGCGCTGAGCGCGACGGCCCTGCTGACCCAGCCGATCATCGCATCGGCGCAGAACCTGCCGAAGAATATCCGCATGGTGATCGGCTCGAAATCGACGGGCGGCGATACCTATCAGATCTCGGCAATGGTCGCGGATGCCCTGTCAGAAAAGCTGGGTGTGAACGTCAAGGTTGACGCCGTAGGCGCAACGGCGGCCTTCAAGGCGCTGGAGCGCGACAAGCGTGGCACTACCATCATGATGTTCCACGACTTCGCCTATCTGGGAGAGCTTTATAAAGGTCAGGGGTTCGTCAATCCCTTCACCCATTTCGCTATCGGCCCGACCGTGGCGATCAACCCCGCCAACGCCTATCTCGTGGCGAAGAATTCGCCCTATCAGAGCATGGATGATATCCTGAAAGCGGCCGTCGATGGCACCCGTATCCGTGTGGCGATCCAGCCGGGTGGTGTATCCGAGCTGGGCTTCTCGGCTATGAAGAACGCAGCCAATGTGATGAAGGCGGGCGCGGGCGATAATATCGTCGCGGTCAACACGGGTTCGCAGTCGGACAAGAATCAGGCAATGTGGGATGGTCTTGCGGATGTGATCAATGGCTCGATCCAGTCGAACGAGCAGTTCACCCAGCTGCCCGCCGATGACCAGAAAGCCATGCGCTTCATCTGGCTGACCTCCGCGCCCGACACGCTGGCGCAGGCGCCCGAAGAAGGGATGGGCAAGCTGACCCGTGACGACATGCTCAAATATGCCTCGCCCCAGACGCATGTGCCGCTCAACGAGAACGAGGACTTCATCTTCGACAAGGAGTTCTTCTTCATTTACAACAAAGACACCGATCCGGCGATGATCGATGCCATCGATGCGGCGCTCAAGGAGATCTACGACGAGGGCGAGCTGCAGAAGAAAGAAACCGAAGCCTTCTTCATCCCCGATTTCAAGCCCTCCGCGCAAGCGCGTGAAGAACTCGAGAAGAAGCGCGAGCTTTACGGTAAAGTCATCAACGACATCTCGAACTGAGCCTTTCCGTGCTGCATCGACCGGATCCTTCATGGAGGGGTCCGGTTCCTTTCGTGTCGCTTGGGCACTGGTCGCGCAGGCGACAGGCTATCGGGATTAGGAGGTTCTCATGGGCGACCTGACACATGTCAAAATCAACTTCGAAACATCGCATCTGATCTTTCCGACGCTCATCGGGATCATTCTCGGCCTTCTGGGGCTGGCGATCGTGATCCGTGATCACAAGGCCATTCTGGCGTCGGGAACCTACTGGCGCCGGATCGCCTGCTCGATGGACAAGTTCCGCTTTTTGGGCACGATTGTCCTGACGGTGATCTATTTCTCGACCATGGTTCCGGTGGGAAATCTGTGGCCGAATACGGGGCTTGGCTTCCTGCTCTGTTCGATCCCCTATGTCGCGCTTACCGGTCTGTTGTTCATGCATGACCGTTCGCTGCGCCCCATGATCCCCGTGCTGATCGTGGCCGTGCTGGCCCCGACCATCGTCTGGTGGCTTTTCACCAATCTCTTCTTCCTGACGCTGCCCTGAGTTCTGGAGGCATAAATGTCGGATATATTCCAGTTTCTTACCCCGCTCTTCGTCCTGCTGATCCTGGGCGGCGTGTTTGTGGGGATCATCTTCGGGTCCATCCCCGGTATGACGGCAACCATGGCGGTGGCCGTCTGCCTGCCGATCACCTATTCGCTCGGCCTCAATAACGGTATGGCGCTCCTTCTGGGGCTCTATGTGGGGGGTATTTCGGGCGGTCTGGTGCCTGCCATCCTACTTGGCATCCCCGGCACACCTTCCTCGATTACGACAACGCTCGACGGTTATCCGATGGCCCAGCAGGGACATGCGGAAAAAGCGCTGAAGATCGGGATCTGCGCTTCGCTGGTGGGCGGTCTCGTCTCGCTTGTGATCCTCAACTTCTTCGCCCCGACACTTGCGAATTTCGCGATCAAATTCTCCTATGTCGAGAAGTTCCTGATCATCTTCTTCGCGCTGACCGTGATGGCCGCGCTCAGCTCGGATATGCTGATGGGCATCTTCTCGGGCGTTCTGGGCATCTTCATCTCGTTGATCGGCACCTATGACGTGACCAATGGTGGCAATGGCCACTGGCGCCTGATCCCGCCGGGCACAGAATACTGGCTTCAGGACGGCTTCTCGCTCCTGCCCGTGCTGATCGGGCTGTTCGGTCTGGCAGCGATCCTCGAGGAGGCGCAGATCGGTGTGCCGCCGGGCCTCAAGGGCAGCAATGTCGATGTAGGCAAGCGCGAGCGGTTCTCGCTCAAGGTGTTCAATGGTCAGTGGGTCAATCTGATCCGGTCGGGAAGTATCGGGACTTTCGTTGGCATTCTTCCCGGTGTCGGCGGATCTGCGGCCTCGATCCTGAGTTATTCCAACGCCAAGACCTTCTCGAAGCATCCAGAGCGTTTCGGCAAGGGCGAGCCTGCGGGCGTGATCGCTTCCGAATCGGGTAATAACGGCCTCACCGGCGGGGCTCTGGTGCCGCTCCTGTCG contains the following coding sequences:
- a CDS encoding SMP-30/gluconolactonase/LRE family protein, producing the protein MTHPTRRTALTGGLSLAATLMTSRAFAGDWSPSLRYPDPAVEILDPEFSKYRIFNSSVERLATGFGWMEGPVWVADGRYLLVSDIPNNRLIRWDEVTGQASTFRQPSGWSNGNARDLEGRLITCEGGMRRVTRTEHDGTITVLADSYEGKKLNSPNDLAVSADGSVWFTDPPFQISNYYEGEKAEQEQPHHGVYRIAPDGSLSLALSDLQGPNGITFAPGGTVVYIVEGRAKPDRLVWAYDLQDGTLANKRLHITAPTAGALDGIACDEDGNLWCGWGSTGGEGGNSEAQDGVMVFNPSGKPIGHIHLPERCANLCFGGTYGNRLFMASSHSIYAVYVNTRSAQPL
- a CDS encoding PLP-dependent aminotransferase family protein, with protein sequence MTNSDNSHQSNLQRDLFGLSLDAAARDTLQSQLMDGLRRKVLGSAQYCGLRLPASRVLAAELSVSRMTVQMVYDQLVAEGYLVTRRGAGTFVAQDLPHLARVEVPAPPQPPAPRAWPPFQTSLPDLSLMPHTQWARHLDQSWRNPEPALLARPDPFGWFPLRAAIADHLGAWRQLACRPEQVVITSGAREAFEIIFRGLLPEETCAAIEDPGWPRMRHALIAAGSRPLPCRIDAEGFDSRLIPPQARAVIVTPSRHYPTGRSLGLPRRMALLDWAQRSGGLVIEDDYDSEFRYRGQPLPTLAGLDGKRVVYLGSFSKLLNAQMRLGYMVLPEARVPEARAHLGRLGAQASLTPQPALARLMQSGEFGAHLRRMRRVYARRQAHLLAALAPVADLVELALDMGGMHLCVPLKPALAKVVTDRAICAEATGQGLAIGALSTHCQLPDPLSGLLLGYAGFDEDTLSEAAIRLGHILRAASLNGL
- a CDS encoding Lrp/AsnC family transcriptional regulator; translated protein: MNRKPADLDQASLRILDALQQDSELSNAELAERAHLSASPCWRRVAEMREKGVIRGSVALVDPVSLGLMVNVFVHVTLEKQEKKTLKTFTDAIRDRPEIMECYLMTGSEDFMLRVVVEDLFRYQDLVMNFLTQIPGVANIRSSFALDQVKYTTALPTSHLRD
- a CDS encoding pyridoxamine 5'-phosphate oxidase family protein is translated as MSETLPVTDRTRLRRSHTRGHFDRETVNAILDAQPMCSVGYVIDGKPFVTPTLQWREGNHIYWHGSAASRALKNSRDMEVCLNVAILDGFVMARSGMHHSVNSRSVTLYGRAFKVEDDTEKHRKLGNFVNSLFPGRYDILRPDHAQDLKATMVLGMEITEASAKIRTGAPVDEEADYDLPIWAGVIPVHIQVGEPIPDPRNREGVEMPDHVRDFTL
- a CDS encoding aldehyde dehydrogenase (NADP(+)), with amino-acid sequence MDGQAVFKPHGRHLIAGEWVATENTFTSEPAHGPAHEFSTGTVELVDQACKAAEEAFWTYAYLTREERATFLDTIADEINARGDAVTEIGTQETGLPAGRLEGERGRTTGQLKMFAEHIRKGDYLDIRHDKALPDRQPLPRPDLRLIQRPIGPVAVFGASNFPLAFSTAGGDTAAALAAGCPVVVKGHSAHPGTGEIIAEAILAAVEKCGLPKGVFSLIQGGNRQVGSALVQHPDIKAVGFTGSLGGGRALFDLCAQRPEPIPFFGELGSVNPMFVLPEAAKARGEAIGTGWAGSLTMGAGQFCTNPGIAVVEKGADGDAFVAAAVKALKEVGPQIMLTEGIAKAYRDGQSRFEGRNAVRPLVENENAGREAKPLLFETDAETYLQDHALGEEVFGPLGLVVRVDSAEEMLGLARGFEGQLTATMQLDAGDATLGRRLLPILERKAGRVMANGFPTGVEVCDAMVHGGPYPASTNFGATSVGTMSIRRFLRPVCFQNIPEGVLPEDLDL
- a CDS encoding dihydrodipicolinate synthase family protein; this translates as MKHDLDKALGGISGILVTPYDDKGDIAPAKLEPILDRALEAGVHMPVVNGNTGEFYALTTDEACTMVAEVSQLIGDRAPLLAGVGRGIKDACRLAEASAKAGASALMVHQPPDPFVSPRGTVDYVRQVSEASGGLPLMLYLRNDAIGTDGIKALCDLPGVKGVKWATPNPMKMAAAIEACDPSITWVCGLAEVWAPPLYALGARGFTSGLINIWPERSMAIHAALEAGDYPKANALINEMKPFEDIRAEELNGTNVTGVKAALQALGRDCGPTRAPSAWPLTETQQAKMRGFLNANGLL
- a CDS encoding alpha/beta hydrolase; protein product: MDLHGYTRGAEVIKVAGDSPRIEMTSGIHYAQIKHARGFRQLRMSVIREAEARNRPAILYFPGGGFTSADHDKYLQMRMALAQAGFVVAAAEYRTVPDVFPAQAEDAKAAIRFLRAHAETFGIDPSRIGVMGDSAGGYMAQLAATVTGAEYERGDYLDQPSDVQAAVTLYGISDLSDIGAGLPPEAAASHASPAVTEALIVNGPAFGPSLGATVHDTPEKTRAASPIGHVGPHSPPFLILHGSADRLVSPEQSAKLYRALGSHGVAAHYLLVEGAGHGDSPWYQPDIIARVTRFFCETLRRGD
- a CDS encoding ribonuclease activity regulator RraA; the protein is MKEETREKLMGVSVATLATALFKRGLRNQVIQGVHPVGWKGKNMVGPAFTLRYMPAREDRNPITCFRNADHPQRVAIESCPPGSVLVMDSRKQAAAASAGDILITRLMMRGGVGVVTDGGFRDAATIADLEIAAYHTRPSSPTNLTNNEAIGINEPIGCGDAPVFPGDIIVGDADCVIVIPADIADEIADEAVEMTAYEDFVVERVKEGETIIGLYPCTKDQHQADFKVWREKNGR